The stretch of DNA AAGGAAGATGGACCAGAAATGCCCTTTAGGAGGTGTATCTTAAAGATGCAATTTAGATATTCTCACTAATAGTACTTCAGAAGCTTTGGAGACTCAAGACTAACAAGTGTCAGAAGCACCCAACTTAGGAGTTCCTAGGCCAGACAGGGCCTGTGTCTCCCCACCCAAAATCAGCAGGAACTCCCCTCAGGCCAAGCTCCCCTGAGCAGAGAAGCTAATGCCACCCCTCCAGCCATGCCAGAGAGCAGGATGGGATGGGGGCAGCAGTGAAAGggcctctcttctcctcccaccctgccccaTTCCTGCCCATTTCTGCTCAGGAGCTTTTctggctgcacagctgtgctcaACTTGCTCCCATCCTCTGAAGGTTTCCCAGCAGAAATGCCCCCGCTCTGCAACTGCTCCTTCTTTACTTTTGGAGACTCAATGCTTAACCAGTTTTTAATCCTTTTCAGTATTtgctgatttcatttttaaacaaatcttgTTGCTTAATCAAAATGTCAGGCAGGATCAATCCCAGTGTCTCACAGAAGTCAGAGTGCAGACAGAGTTTGCCTTCTGGCATGGAGAGCTGAGGGACAGCCCAATGGGCAAGGGGTCCCTCCTGCCACCCAGGCAGGCTCCCTGCCCAGACTCACACAGTTACAGAAGTGCCACGAAGATATAACTTTATTCTCAAGCACCTGTGTTTGTCAGGAGGTGTTCATCCTGCCACAGCTCTCCTACCTTTTTCAGCACTACAGTTACTGAAGTGATGGAAAAGGGATTAGGAGATCAGTAAAGGAAGATGCCAggggaggaaaaatgaaatgcaagtaAGTGCAATATCTGTTGAAATGCCATGCTCAAAGTAGTATATCAAAGTCCAGGCATAGGCACCAAACTCTTGACAGTATTAGGCTGGAAAAAGGGAAGTTTTGAAAAAGGGAAGTTTTCCTTCCTGAAGTACTTTCGTACCTGAGCACTTTCTCCAAAACACCAGTATTTTCCAGGTGTTGACTGTGCTAAAATAGCATTACACATCAGCTTACTTGTTTTCTagaagaggaaaggctgggaacACTGCCTCTGGAGCTTGGCCAAACTGCTGACCAAGAACTGCACCAAGAGTTATCAGATGGGGGCTGGTCCAAGAAAGCTAAGACAGGTATTAATGAGCTGTTGACATTTTAGAAGATCAGTTGGGCTGGAGGGCAAGATCCTTAAGGATCTCTATGAAGATTGATCTTCCATATTTTCACTAGCAAGGTGGCATAGGAAAGAGGGGTACCTTAGTGTCATTTGCTAATGAGACAAATTAGGAGGGTTATGAAATACAGAAGAGTCAAGAAACTGGGCTACCTTGAAGGCAAGGAATGGTGGAGATGGGATGAAATACAGGGAAATATGATGAGGGGTTGTCAGCAGGAAttgctgcagcaggcagggaggtcCTCAGCTGGCAGCAACCAGGGAAAGACCTGAGCCATTGCTCCAACATGAAGAAGGCAGATCTGATGTTCGGTTAATTGgttcagcaaaaaaatattcatgaagCATAATGGCAGGGCACTGATAGGCCACAGCTGGACTCCAGAAGACATTTTCAGCCACAGCACATGAGATGAATTTTAATGgaaaggaggcagagcaggtggTAGAAGAACAGGGGACAGGACCTGGCAGTGGCTGGCATAACCTGCTGGGACAGAGGCAGATGGTTCCCCACAAATACCCCTGGGGCACAGGAGTAAAATGATTGTTTGAACAACTGAATCAGGTTGGCAGCACTAGTTGCTTGTAGTCTGGACCTATGAGGGAATTATGCAGGGGAATGATGAAACaatccctttctttcctcttttgcttctcatctttttttcccctctccacaCAGATATTCTTGATAATGAATTGCTGCTATGCTTGTCAGCTTGTGAGCAGTTTTGAATGGTGGCTCTGGCTTTTCtatcttcctgctgctgctacttCTTCACTCTGATGATCCCAGCAAAGCACAGGAGCTATCATGTGAAATGCAACCCTTCTGCCACCTTGATGTGTTTTTAAGACCAGCGCTATTGCTCTTTGCACCAACCAGCTGCTTGTGCAAAATCTGGAGGCAAAGCTATGCTTGAGATAACATGTATCAGCTAAGTGCCCCAAAGCTTTGCTTGGGCATAATAAATGATTCCCACAGCACCTGGGCAGGCTCTGCTGTACTACACTGCCCACCTTCCACAGATGCACATGGATGCCTTAGTGGCAGGGCAGAGCCAAGCCCTAAATTACAGGTAAGAGAAAGGTCCCCAAGTACTTTGCAGGCCCCCAGCCTCTGCTTTTCAGTcaccttttaattttcatcttttctggGGTCAGTATTTATAAGCACCTGTCTGTGAGGTAGTTTAGGTGACACCTGAGCTAAACCTCACTGCCTGGGTACAAAGGGAGAGATGCACCATTCAGTGCCTGGCAGCATGAcatggagcagcagaggctgcctcAAACTCATCTCCCATGACCAGCTCAGTGTGAGAGCAGCATGACATGTACAAATCAAGTGCTACAATCCTCCCCCACCTCTGCTCAGCCACAAATGACATCAATAACTAACAAGCAGCCACCATTTAGGTGGTGCCAACTGGCAGTGACCTGACATGGCCCACTGCCATCAAGGCATAGGGAGGGGAATGAGTATTATTTTCCCACCATGCCCCACCTAGGCATCCAGCTAAGGGCAGGAAAAAACATTACACCTAGATCTCTTCACGAGGGCTTCTAAAATGTCTTGCAAAGGGCTGTGGAGCCCAGTACCCAGAAGAGATTCATCCTGCAACTGCTCAGGTGTGATGCATGCAGCACTCCCTGTTCAGGGAGAGTTGGGTGATGTTGAGCAGGAGATGCCATTCCTTCACCCTGCAGAGCACTGGGCCACACCACAGAGGCTCCCAGCAGGCTCTCCTGATGCCcacctgcctccagcagcagctgaccACCACCCCTTATGCTGTGCCATGCtggatgccccagccctgctgtcagGCACAGTATGCCCCAGTCTCAGGGCCACCCAAATAGGGCCCATGTTGGCATCCACTGACAGAAAactccccctccctgctgcttcccttgaCTCAGGCAAGGAAGGGAACACTCTGGGGGTCTTGCACCCattttcacagctgctgctgcaaccaccactgctgctgaaagcagctaTCTCCAGCCTCCATAAATTTGGAGACATAGGTAATCTCTCTGGAGTAATTACCAGCTCACTCCCTTAGAGGAGTTCATGGATGAGTCCTCCCTGGCAGCTAATTACTTCAATTACTTGCTGACACAGAGCCcagggctctctgcagcagcacacagcactgcttGGCAGCTCACTGCTCCTTATGTGCCTCCCTTCCCAGAGCACCCAGCACCCCAGAACCCCTCCTCTGGGACCACAGAGGGCATGCTGGAGTGGATGGGTGGTGTTGACATCCCACCATCACCAAGGACAAGGAACTAAATGGTTTCTTAAGACATGCCCCAGATGCTGGTTCAACACTACTGCCCCACCACAGGACAACCGTGAACACCCCTTtctcctgcaggctgctgcagaagaaagcTCAGCGGAACTTTGTAGCATAGGGCTCCCCTGCCTAGGAGGCTCGCAGGGAGTGAAGACAGACTAAATCAGGAACAGgactgggctgcagcagccagtgagAGGTTCCAGACACcttaaggaaaaacaagctATTTGTGAGTTAGTTTGGGAAGAGGGAGTGGgggggggagcagagggatggactGGGGACAGACACACCACATGTGTTATGGCATCTCCTCTTAATATGGTCACCAAAGCTCCTAATGCCCTACCAAAGGCCTGAGGCTAAGACAAGACTCAGTCCTGCTGACCCAGCCTCAGGAACTGACCTTGTAAATGCAGAGCTTGGGAGGCTCTCCCCCTGCATCTGTAGGCTGCTCTGACTTCTGACAGCTTTCTGGGAAGCAAGAGCAGGTACTGCAGTTGTCACCACACCCCTCAGTGGTACCAGCCAGCCCCAGACATCCTACAGCTGAGTCCTACACAGGCATGCTCACAGACACCACAAGAAAGCTCACACACTAAGGGGATGAGGCTTTTTGGAGTCAGGCAGAGACCTCCTCAGCCTTGCACCTCAAGATGCTCACAGGGCAGAGGTGCAAACAGCTGGTTTCAGCCTCCCAGTACACCACCACCACTTCAGGGCAGGACCACCAACATCTCAGACATTgtctctgcatccctgctgtCACAAAGGGCTGTGCCTACTGGATTATCTCCAGCCTTGCATCTGATCTGGAAGGCAAGTCCTGGGCTCTTACCAGGGAGaccacagctccagccaggccTCCAGAGAGGAGATATCAAGCAGCAGACAGTCCCCACCAGGAACCAGAAGAGGACCTTCTCAGAAGCGGGTATTGAGGTGTGCACAGACTCTCGTGCCCACTAGACAGTTTTagaaagcagagagggaggggaaagccTTGCCTGGAAATCATGCAGGGAGAGTGAGAAACTACACAGGACTAGGAGTGGAAGAGTCTTTATTGCTTTGGTTTCTTACAACTGAGATACACGCATCCATGTTgcttgcagcacagcagaggggatGCACGGACACTGAGCACACAAGTTTCAGTCTCTCTGCATTCTAGACATCAGGGAAGAGAGACCCTAGAAAAGTaaggcagctgccagctgtgAGAGTAAAGGTTTGTGTGAAAGGTTATTGCTACAAGACCTGAAAGGTCATGGACAGCTTCTCCAGAGCCTGCAAAAGACACTGGTTCCTAGTTTAGCATTTCCAGCATACAGATTACAGTGAGGACGGAAACAAGTCCCCTTATCTACCAGCCTCTGCTCCATCTAGGGAAGATCAGGGCAGCCAGAGGCAGGTATCAAAAGCCAGAGCTTCACTGGCCCCAAGTGAAGCTTTTATTCTCCTTAGCTGGGAAGAACCCAGACCAAAGATGCTTCTTACATAAAGCTGAGCACTCCCCAAACCTCTCCTCACCTACAGCTGAGCCAGTACTAGTCTGCTCACCGATGAGATGCTGGGCACCTCCATGCTCATCCTGCACATCCACATTACTCGTTGAAGCAACTGCCTGCGGCAGAGAGACTTTCCATTTCAGGAGGCCCAGCAGCACACCATGACACTGGCACAGTATTGCCTCTCTTGCTCATCCTCTGAgcaaaaagagaggaaaattacCTGGTCCCTCTCCTTTGGGGTACTCAGTGCCTTCTCCTTCCACCCCTCCAGCCTCTGGGAATAGGCACTGTGAGGATGCTCCCATACCTGATTGaaccacacaaaaaagaaagccagagactaggaacaaaacaaaaccaaaccagaaaaaaaaattagtgagGCCCCAACCTGGGCACCCCACCAGAGAGCCAAAGGGCACatcagcagaggagctgtggccaagccagctggcagctggcacTCAGGCATCCACCAGTGTCAGCCCATCATGCAGAGCACGCTTCCACATGTAATAGGTGGAACGGGCTGTGAGTGGGAAGCGGGCACTGAACTCTTTGTAGGTTGGGAAGGTCTTCGACTCAAAGcgctgctgcaggaacagcttgGCCTGTGCCTTGAATTGGGCAGTGGCGATCACATCCATCACAAACATCCGGCTGTTGGCTCTCTCCGACATGGCATAGCCCGAAAGGGTGGTGTTGCACGGCATGGCAGCCACTGGCTTATCTATGTGCTTGGTGGCTGCCTCCAAATGGCACTGTGGTTTGAGGCCTGGCTCCGCTCTTGGAGGCACCAGAGAAGCCACATGGTTCAAtggcaggctggagctgctccagggcaggcGATGCTGCCAAATGGCCTGGCCACTGCCCTTCCAAAACCAGTAGGCTGTGGATGAGAGAGATGGATAGCGCAGGCGGTACTTGCAGAATGGCAGCTGCCATTGCTGGACCTGCCTCCTGGCCACATCTCGCAGCTGctttctccagcacagagaaggttggagctgcaggagacGCCTGGGTGCTGGCCGGTCTCCATTCCGTCTCTTCCTAACAGGCACGCTGTTTGGCTTCAACTGCAGGAATGGCTTTCCTATAGCTAGAGTTTTCTGGTTATCCAAGGGTGACTGGGGGTGTTTGAAGTTAGGGTTCTCCTTGATTGCTTTTCTTCGCCAGTTATAGTAAGTGGACCTGGAGATGCCAGGGAAGCTGCGTTTGAAGCATCTGTAAGGCACCAGAGTGTTCATGGAAATGCATTTCTCCAGGTAGGATTTGGCTCCTTGCATAAAGATTCCTGCTTGAATGGGATCTAGGGAAGGACTTGAGGATTTTAAACTCCCCTGTGGATTTGCTGTCTCATTCACATCAGCCTTTTTTGGGACAACCCTGTGAAGCTCCTGCAACTTGTGGGCCTCAGACAGAGCAGAGGCATCACCATTGACCATGGTCTGCATCTCATGCTTCCAGGCATAGTATGTGGATCGGGAGATTTCTGGAAACATTTGTCGGAAGTGCTGGAGGGGGATTATATTACCCTCCTGAAAGCAGGACTGGAGGAAGTGTTTAGCTGCAAACCTGGCAGCCGCTTTCTGCCGGTGTTCACGAGACTGGCGCTTCCAGCGGTAGAAGGTGCTCTTGGTAATGCTGTAGCGGTCACGCAGGTTGGAGTAGGTCAACTGGGGGTCACTGTTCAGCAGCTCAAGGGTCTTCATGGGCTGGACAGGAGGCTCTGGTGAAGGTATCGTGGgttccagctcctccaggccaACCACGGCCACAAAGTACTGTGCTTTGAAGacctgctgggagagctgctgcccGGACCACATGATGTGTAGTGTGGAGGTTCGTGGGCCACACTTCCTGGGCCGGATGAGCCGGTTGAAATAGGGTCGGATCTTCAAGTTGCTCATGGGATAGATGGAGTAGATGTTACACTGCAGTACTGAGGCAAGAGCATAGACATGCCACATGTTGGCAAAGGTGCCAGGAAAACAGGTAGCTTTGATATCAGCATCAAAGATGGCTTCCAGGATAGCCATGGGGAGGCTGGTCATCTCCGGGGTCTCGTCAGTGCAGAGGGAGTAGCGGGCAGCCTGCAGCATCACTTTGGAATCAATCATGCCGTTCAAGTAGTATTGCTtgtgcagcagcatctccaccACAGTAcgcacctgcagctccaggctgaggctggggttgccccagagcagcacacTGGCAGCCTCAAAGAGGCGGTTCCCCTCACCTTTGCAAACGAGAGGCAGCATGTTACTTGGGGCATCCTCAGGATAGAGGCTCCTGGCTACCCGGTCaacctccagctcctcttggaATTGACTCCCACAATAGCCAGGCAGGGAGAAAGATGACAAGGTCCTCTCTGCCTCCAGTGCAGCACTGGTAAGGCCCTCCAGGCCAAAGCATTCGGTGGCTTCCTGtagctcctgcagcacagactgCACCAGCTGGTGCCTCTGGATCATCCTGAAAGatggcaaaaagaaagaagtcacTGGAGATGAAGACAGTGCACACTCCAGAC from Corvus cornix cornix isolate S_Up_H32 chromosome 5, ASM73873v5, whole genome shotgun sequence encodes:
- the VRTN gene encoding vertnin gives rise to the protein MIQRHQLVQSVLQELQEATECFGLEGLTSAALEAERTLSSFSLPGYCGSQFQEELEVDRVARSLYPEDAPSNMLPLVCKGEGNRLFEAASVLLWGNPSLSLELQVRTVVEMLLHKQYYLNGMIDSKVMLQAARYSLCTDETPEMTSLPMAILEAIFDADIKATCFPGTFANMWHVYALASVLQCNIYSIYPMSNLKIRPYFNRLIRPRKCGPRTSTLHIMWSGQQLSQQVFKAQYFVAVVGLEELEPTIPSPEPPVQPMKTLELLNSDPQLTYSNLRDRYSITKSTFYRWKRQSREHRQKAAARFAAKHFLQSCFQEGNIIPLQHFRQMFPEISRSTYYAWKHEMQTMVNGDASALSEAHKLQELHRVVPKKADVNETANPQGSLKSSSPSLDPIQAGIFMQGAKSYLEKCISMNTLVPYRCFKRSFPGISRSTYYNWRRKAIKENPNFKHPQSPLDNQKTLAIGKPFLQLKPNSVPVRKRRNGDRPAPRRLLQLQPSLCWRKQLRDVARRQVQQWQLPFCKYRLRYPSLSSTAYWFWKGSGQAIWQHRLPWSSSSLPLNHVASLVPPRAEPGLKPQCHLEAATKHIDKPVAAMPCNTTLSGYAMSERANSRMFVMDVIATAQFKAQAKLFLQQRFESKTFPTYKEFSARFPLTARSTYYMWKRALHDGLTLVDA